Proteins from one Cicer arietinum cultivar CDC Frontier isolate Library 1 chromosome 3, Cicar.CDCFrontier_v2.0, whole genome shotgun sequence genomic window:
- the LOC113784405 gene encoding uncharacterized protein yields the protein MDARKRGPRTKHAAVGPSRKRTRNSNITDLSQLLHTPEEIDRFRTFYSDKRLIIPKYGTLDSFSDFKFPALLKAQHVEEFIGYKGPVYPDLVRFFYCNLMQEGKLLVSRVKGKIIRLNTKTIGEILNIPFNGENFCPNQLCEWGDISKYDAYVSLCRFDRRTMEQKRAQAGRQLNWAFFVKSIMFGSREAIGLPYAKEVSQILEHFGVDFSDEVMFTPTKENMLDLGVLPSMRIIWNEELEAFVHKGDHGQPSDDAPEDNAGPSNAAAQGDENGEETNTSQILIPLNAVSIAAEPVTLSNPSPSLSESSPSLSESSPSPSRTCHLHSQSRRSVSPSRSHLWSILNNAASMLSNNEETSVEHDNSLNIVDTAQFSLQILDGSFYCLKTLDGEGGIVSGILSAIFVIEWGCNISKALDDSFDDKSMNRIKAMLSFGEYVCAFLNKINVQFFKSLCVDNCMRLLNILIQSVKSAIFVEDRRVNYRITSLCCTRVLEVLERVCVDENDEQNLLHQLLSKDETWHVFVVQKFSSTKASGHQKFVALIDKLIQKNWNS from the exons atggatgccCGCAAACGAGGCCCACGCACCAAACATGCAGCAGTAGGTCCCTCACGAAAACGAACAAGAAATTCTAACATCACGGATTTATCCCAgcttctacacacaccggaggaaattgatcgttttcgcaCATTCTACTCGGACAAGCGACTTATTATCCCAAAGTATGGTACTCTAGACTCTTTCTCTGACTTTAAATTTCCTGCGTTGCTCaaagcacaacatgttgaagaatTTATAGGCTACAAAGGTCCCGTTTATCCAGATTTGGTTAGGtttttttattgcaatctcaTGCAAGAGGGAAAACTGTTAGTCTCTCGGGTTAAGGGTAAAATCATCcgtttaaataccaaaaccattggaGAAATTCTGAATATTCCTTTTAATGGTGAAAATTTTTGTCCAAACCAATTATGTGAATGGGGTGATATTTCTAAGTATGATGCGTATGTCTCCCTCTGTCGATTTGACCGACGCACCATGGAACAAAAGAGAGCTCAGGcag GTCGTCAACTTAATTGGGCATTTTTTGTGAAATCTATTATGTTTGGCTCTCGCGAGGCAATTGGCTTACCCTATGCAAAGGAAGTTTCACAgattttggaacactttggtgTGGACTTCTCTGATGAAGTTATGTTTACACCcaccaaagaaaatatgctggATTTAGGTGTCTTGCCTAGCATGCGGATAATATGGAATGAAGAGCTTGAAGCatttgtgcataaaggtgatcaTGGTCAACCATCTGATGATGCACCGGAGGACAATGCTGGACCCTCAAACGCGGCTGCTCAAGGAGATGAAAATGGCGAGGAAACT AACACATCACAGATTCTCATTCCTCTCAATGCCGTGAGTATAGCCGCTGAACCTGTGACCCTTTCGAACCCGTCACCGTCACTCTCAGAGTCGTCACCGTCACTCTCAGAGTCGTCACCGTCCCCCTCTCGAACCTGTCACCTTCACTCTCAGAGTCGCCGTTCAGTGTCGCCGTCGCGCTCTCATCTGTGGTCGATTCTCAAT AATGCGGCTTCTATGTTAAGCAATAATGAAGAGACGTCTGTAGAACATGATAATTCTCTAAACATTGTTGACACGGCTCAATTCTCTCTTCAGATACTTGATGGCAGTTTCTATTGCCTGAAGACACTTGATGGGGAAGGTGGTATTGTATCAGGAATTTTATCAGCAATATTTGTCATTGAATGGGGGTGCAATATAAGTAAAGCTTTGGATGATTCATTTGATGACAAATCAATGAACAGAATCAAAGCCATGCTATCATTTGGGGAATATGTGTGTGCTTTCCTTAACAAGATAAATGTCCAATTTTTTAAAAGCTTATGCGTAGATAACTGCATGAGGCTGTTGAATATCTTAATTCAGTCAGTCAAGTCTGCGATATTTGTAGAAGATAGACGTGTTAATTACAGAATCACATCATTATGCTGTACACGGGTGCTTGAAGTTCTTGAGCGTGTCTgtgtggacgaaaatgatgAACAAAATCTTTTGCATCAGCTGCTGAGCAAAGATGAAACGTGGCATGTGTTTGTAGTGCAAAAATTCAGCTCAACAAAG GCTTCAGGACACCAGAAATTCGTAGCTCTAATTGACAAGTTAATCCAAAAAAATTGGAATAGCTAG